From Coffea arabica cultivar ET-39 chromosome 10e, Coffea Arabica ET-39 HiFi, whole genome shotgun sequence, one genomic window encodes:
- the LOC113713047 gene encoding beta-amyrin 6-beta-monooxygenase-like, producing the protein MVNSIFLSVLRTKMEDFLLYSPCTILALLVPLYLYLLTRKPKFNKIKLPPGNLGWPVLGENVDFASGGPRKFIEERMSKYSSQVFKTSFMGEKVAVFCGPAGNKFLFSNEDKAVTSWLPRSMRKALLFPSYVDAPLKEVGALQHSFLHEILKPEALKKYIPVMDAMARKHLDAEWSRFQEVKVYHLAKNYTFALACRLFLNIEDPEHVKRLSDPFARVMNGLFSIPLDFPGTAYNGAIKGGNKVREELLKIVTNRKKELLEDESSAGRDLLSRMILVKDEDGKLMNEMEICNNIVGLLVASFDTTSCAVTFVLKNLLELPHIYEKVYQEIMEIAKSKGPDDILSWEDIQKMTYSWNVGRESLRLTPPAQGSFREAKTDFDYAGFTIPKGWKTFWSVYSTHRNPKHFANPDVFDPSRFEGSGPAPFTFIPFGGGPKMCPGKEYARLEILVFMYNVVTRFKMHKLIPDEKIVNLASPTPVNGLPVLLQRRNA; encoded by the exons ATGGTAAACTCCATCTTTCTTAGCGTCTTGAGAACAAAAATGGAGGATTTTTTGCTCTATTCCCCTTGCACCATTTTAGCCCTGTTGGTTCCTCTTTATCTTTACTTGTTGACaagaaaaccaaagttcaacaaaaTCAAACTGCCTCCAGGGAATCTAGGATGGCCAGTTCTTGGGGAAAATGTAGACTTTGCCAGCGGAGGCCCTCGGAAATTTATCGAGGAGAGAATGAGCAAATACTCGTCCCAAGTTTTCAAAACCTCCTTCATGGGGGAGAAAGTTGCCGTATTCTGTGGCCCTGCTGGGAACAAATTCTTGTTCTCCAACGAAGACAAGGCTGTTACTTCATGGTTGCCGCGATCAATGAGGAAAGCTTTGCTCTTCCCCTCTTATGTGGACGCACCATTGAAAGAAGTAGGCGCCCTTCAGCACAGCTTTTTGCATGAAATCCTCAAACCTGAAGCTCTAAAGAAGTACATCCCGGTCATGGACGCCATGGCCCGTAAACATCTGGATGCCGAATGGTCTCGTTTCCAAGAAGTCAAGGTTTACCATCTAGCCAAGAATTACACTTTTGCACTGGCATGCAGATTGTTCTTGAACATTGAAGATCCTGAGCACGTTAAGAGATTGTCTGATCCATTTGCCCGCGTGATGAACGGGTTATTCTCCATCCCACTTGACTTTCCCGGAACAGCTTACAACGGTGCTATTAAAGGAGGGAACAAAGTACGTGAAGAGCTGCTGAAGATCGTTACAAATAGGAAGAAAGAGCTACTGGAAGACGAGTCCTCTGCAGGAAGAGACCTGTTATCTCGCATGATTCTTGTCAAGGATGAAGATGGCAAGTTAATGAACGAAATGGAGATCTGCAATAACATCGTTGGTCTTTTGGTTGCCAGCTTTGACACAACAAGTTGCGCCGTCACCTTTGTGCTGAAAAATCTCTTGGAGCTTCCACACATCTATGAGAAGGTTTACCAAG AAATCATGGAGATTGCAAAATCCAAAGGTCCAGACGACATCTTGAGTTGGGAGGATATCCAGAAGATGACCTACTCTTGGAATGTAGGACGTGAATCATTAAGGCTAACTCCGCCAGCACAAGGATCCTTTAGAGAGGCAAAAACGGATTTTGACTATGCTGGTTTCACCATTCCAAAAGGATGGAAG ACATTTTGGAGTGTGTATTCGACACATCGAAATCCCAAACACTTTGCAAATCCAGACGTATTTGATCCTTCAAGATTTGAAGGAAGTGGACCAGCACCATTCACTTTCATTCCCTTTGGAGGAGGACCTAAGATGTGTCCTGGAAAAGAATATGCACGGCTGGAGATCCTAGTGTTCATGTATAATGTGGTGACAAGATTCAAGATGCACAAGTTAATTCCTGATGAGAAGATCGTAAACCTTGCATCTCCTACTCCTGTCAATGGTCTCCCTGTTCTACTCCAACGCCGCAATGCTTGA